In the genome of Raphanus sativus cultivar WK10039 chromosome 4, ASM80110v3, whole genome shotgun sequence, one region contains:
- the LOC108849001 gene encoding AT-hook motif nuclear-localized protein 15-like produces MANPWWVGNVAMGGVESPVTSSAPSLHHRSNNPSMPRSDPRLDHDFTNNSGSPNTQTQTQNSQEEHNSRDEVLAIEPGSGSGSTGRRPRGRPPGSKNKPKSPVVVSKESPNSLQSHVLEIASGADVAEALNAFSRRRGRGVSVLSGSGLVTNVTLRQPAVSGGVVSLRGQFEILSMCGAFLPTSGSPAAAAGLTIFLAGAQGQVLGGGVAGPLIASGPVIVIAATFSNATFERLPIEDEQQQPQLEEAKKEKEKDDNEGGNDGNEGSMQPMYNMPPGFMPNGQQMAQHDVYWGAPPPRAPPSY; encoded by the coding sequence atGGCGAACCCTTGGTGGGTAGGTAACGTTGCTATGGGAGGAGTGGAGAGTCCAGTAACGTCATCAGCTCCGTCTTTGCACCACAGAAGCAACAACCCAAGCATGCCCCGGTCGGATCCAAGATTGGACCATGACTTCACCAACAACAGTGGAAGCCCTAACACTCAGACTCAGACACAGAACAGCCAAGAGGAACATAACAGCCGAGACGAGGTACTTGCTATTGAACCCGGATCTGGATCCGGGTCTACGGGTCGACGTCCGAGAGGTAGACCTCCAGGTTCCAAGAACAAACCGAAGAGCCCAGTGGTTGTCTCCAAAGAAAGCCCCAACTCGCTGCAAAGCCATGTCCTCGAGATCGCCTCGGGAGCTGACGTGGCGGAAGCCCTAAACGCCTTTTCTCGTAGACGCGGAAGAGGCGTTTCTGTTCTGAGCGGTAGCGGTTTGGTCACTAATGTTACACTGCGCCAGCCTGCTGTATCTGGAGGAGTTGTGTCTCTTCGTGGTCAGTTTGAGATCTTGTCTATGTGCGGTGCTTTTCTTCCGACCTCTGGCTCTCCTGCTGCAGCCGCGGGTTTAACTATTTTCTTAGCTGGAGCTCAGGGTCAAGTCCTGGGAGGTGGAGTCGCTGGACCGCTTATTGCTTCTGGACCGGTCATTGTTATAGCTGCTACGTTTTCTAATGCTACTTTCGAGAGGTTACCTATTGAAGATGAGCAACAGCAACCGCAACTAGAAGAAGCtaagaaggagaaagagaaagatgaTAATGAGGGTGGGAATGATGGTAACGAAGGGTCCATGCAGCCGATGTATAATATGCCTCCTGGTTTTATGCCAAATGGTCAACAGATGGCTCAACACGACGTGTATTGGGGTGCTCCACCGCCTCGTGCTCCTCCTTCATATTGA